The following coding sequences are from one Saprospiraceae bacterium window:
- the mdh gene encoding malate dehydrogenase: protein MNKVTVIGAGNVGATVANVLAHRDFIKEIVLVDIKSEMAQGKALDTCQQAPIDYYSTRVIGTDNYEATKDSDIIVITAGLPRKPGMSRDDLISTNAGIVNSVTKSCMAYSKNPIIIVVSNPLDVMTYAAHQVSGLPANRIIGMAGILDTARYRAFLSEALNVSPKDIQAILMGGHGDSMVPLPRYTTVAGIPVTELIDSARLNEIVERTKYGGGELVKLMGTSAWYAPGAAAAQMVEAILKDENRIFPCCVKLSGQYGIDGVFVGVPVKLGRNGVEQILEIPLSPDEKTLLDKSATEVRSTMDVYDNLPKA, encoded by the coding sequence ATGAACAAAGTTACCGTAATCGGCGCTGGAAATGTTGGTGCAACAGTTGCAAATGTCCTCGCCCATAGAGATTTTATAAAGGAAATCGTCCTGGTGGACATTAAAAGTGAAATGGCCCAAGGGAAAGCTCTGGACACTTGCCAACAGGCTCCAATAGATTATTACTCTACAAGAGTTATCGGAACTGACAATTATGAGGCCACTAAAGATTCTGATATCATCGTTATTACCGCAGGTTTACCTAGAAAACCAGGCATGTCACGTGACGACTTAATTTCTACAAATGCTGGAATTGTGAACTCGGTGACCAAATCCTGTATGGCCTATAGCAAAAATCCTATCATTATTGTAGTTTCAAACCCTCTGGATGTCATGACTTATGCTGCACACCAAGTGAGTGGCTTGCCGGCAAACCGCATTATTGGTATGGCAGGTATACTGGATACTGCAAGATATAGAGCATTTCTGTCTGAAGCCTTAAATGTTTCTCCAAAAGATATCCAAGCTATCTTGATGGGAGGACATGGTGACAGCATGGTTCCACTTCCAAGATATACAACTGTTGCAGGGATTCCTGTAACAGAATTGATTGATTCTGCTAGACTAAATGAGATTGTAGAAAGAACAAAATATGGAGGTGGAGAATTGGTGAAATTGATGGGAACTTCTGCTTGGTATGCACCTGGAGCCGCTGCCGCACAAATGGTAGAGGCCATTCTCAAAGACGAAAACAGAATCTTCCCATGTTGCGTTAAATTATCGGGTCAATACGGCATTGATGGAGTATTTGTAGGCGTACCTGTGAAATTAGGTAGAAATGGAGTAGAACAAATTCTTGAAATTCCTCTTTCTCCAGACGAAAAAACTCTTCTAGACAAATCTGCTACAGAAGTTAGGTCAACGATGGATGTGTACGACAATCTCCCCAAAGCCTGA
- a CDS encoding redoxin domain-containing protein, translating to MRHFGCIFCREALDDLSKIKTQLERQNQNVVFVHMASPEKASPYFSKYNLDTAHKIADQDCTFYHAFGLMKGTFNQLFGFHSWLRGIEAGIIRGHGMSAQLGDGFQMPGVFVIENDEVVSHFIHTKVSDKPDYLSMVLDRTTGPSTPMVKWRRMSAK from the coding sequence TTGAGGCATTTCGGCTGTATTTTCTGTAGAGAAGCACTGGACGATTTGAGTAAAATAAAAACTCAACTCGAACGCCAGAATCAAAATGTTGTCTTTGTACATATGGCATCGCCTGAAAAGGCAAGCCCATACTTCTCCAAATATAATCTGGACACGGCACACAAAATCGCTGATCAGGATTGTACTTTCTACCATGCTTTCGGTTTAATGAAAGGAACATTCAATCAACTTTTTGGATTTCACAGTTGGCTCAGAGGTATTGAAGCGGGAATTATCAGAGGACATGGCATGAGTGCCCAATTGGGTGATGGGTTCCAGATGCCCGGTGTTTTTGTCATCGAAAATGATGAAGTTGTAAGTCATTTTATTCACACAAAAGTTTCTGACAAACCAGATTACTTGTCTATGGTGTTGGATCGAACTACTGGTCCTTCGACTCCTATGGTAAAATGGAGGAGGATGTCTGCAAAATGA
- the tilS gene encoding tRNA lysidine(34) synthetase TilS — protein sequence MNSLHKIIQNQGFIKQEDKLLLCVSGGRDSMVLLHLMFDLGYHIMVAHVNYHLRLDSDKDEALVKAWCETHKIECAVKSIEPGDLVPGNLQENARRIRYQFFLEIAAKESCKWIITAHHSADLVETFLMNLSRGSGILGLKSIPALQGNILRPLLSCDPKLIETYAQNHGILYNHDESNLKSEYLRNFFRNTIIPAIEDRLPHFSMNVVKSVCLIQDASEILDDQYDQWRKINVSDEGKEVFKLSRYDHRYFLSRYFLEIGFGYEQINLILDKNTHTGAQFTAVKNDKLIRIDRDWIWIFLDLNSEFNQTETFKLEAQKLKFANWNLEIEIFPKEHLKQYTSKFQTNMLYGDMAKISERLVLRQWESGDRMKPFGMTIGTKKLQDIFSNKKLAQHEKMNAVILQDSEKIVAVIPHLISEEVRVDERTEMIFSVRFWKERK from the coding sequence ATGAATTCACTCCACAAAATTATTCAAAATCAGGGTTTTATCAAGCAAGAAGACAAACTTTTGCTTTGTGTGAGCGGTGGAAGAGATTCTATGGTACTCCTCCACCTGATGTTTGATTTGGGATATCATATAATGGTGGCTCATGTTAATTACCATTTACGTCTGGATTCTGATAAAGACGAAGCTTTGGTTAAAGCTTGGTGTGAAACACACAAAATTGAATGTGCCGTAAAATCAATTGAACCGGGGGATTTGGTTCCTGGAAACTTGCAGGAAAATGCTAGAAGAATCAGGTACCAGTTTTTTTTAGAAATTGCTGCCAAAGAAAGCTGTAAATGGATAATCACTGCGCATCACAGTGCTGACTTAGTAGAGACTTTTTTGATGAATCTGAGCAGAGGTTCAGGAATTTTGGGGCTGAAATCAATACCAGCATTACAGGGTAATATTCTCCGGCCTCTTTTAAGCTGTGATCCAAAATTAATTGAAACTTATGCACAAAATCATGGCATTCTTTATAATCATGACGAATCAAATCTAAAGTCTGAGTATTTGAGAAATTTTTTTCGGAATACCATCATTCCTGCTATAGAAGATCGATTGCCTCATTTCAGTATGAATGTGGTGAAAAGTGTATGTTTGATCCAAGATGCTTCAGAAATATTAGATGACCAATATGATCAATGGAGAAAAATAAATGTATCGGACGAAGGAAAAGAAGTGTTCAAATTATCACGCTATGACCACAGGTACTTTCTCAGCAGGTATTTTTTGGAAATAGGCTTCGGGTATGAACAAATAAATCTGATTTTGGATAAAAACACGCATACCGGAGCCCAATTTACTGCTGTTAAGAATGACAAACTTATTAGAATAGATAGAGACTGGATTTGGATTTTCCTTGATTTAAATTCGGAGTTCAATCAAACCGAAACTTTTAAGTTAGAAGCTCAAAAATTAAAATTCGCAAATTGGAATCTAGAAATAGAAATTTTTCCTAAAGAGCACCTGAAACAATACACAAGCAAATTTCAAACAAACATGCTCTATGGGGACATGGCCAAAATCTCAGAGAGATTAGTCTTGCGTCAATGGGAGTCGGGAGATCGCATGAAACCGTTTGGTATGACAATAGGCACTAAAAAACTACAAGATATTTTTTCAAACAAAAAATTGGCACAGCATGAAAAAATGAATGCGGTTATTCTTCAAGATTCAGAGAAAATAGTTGCAGTAATACCACATTTAATTTCAGAAGAAGTGAGAGTTGATGAGCGAACAGAAATGATTTTCAGTGTCCGCTTTTGGAAGGAAAGGAAATAG